In Candidatus Vicinibacter proximus, the genomic stretch CTCATCCTGCCTCCACCACTCTTTGAAGTCGACATGACAGACTCCCTTATCCTCGATGCAGGGTCTTCCGTCCTGGTGCAATACAGACTCCGCCAGGGCTCCATTCAAAACATCTTGTTCCGGCCCGGTGAAGGAATCGCTCTGAATCAGGGTGGGCTACGCATTTCCGCAACCACCGACCAAATTTATACCCTCACCTTCATCGACGACAACGGCTGTGAGATTACCAAAACGCTCAAGGTCTCCGTCAGGCAAAACAATGAATTCTTCACCCCACAGATCTTCTCTCCCAACAACGATGGCATCAACGACTTTTGGTTGCCTTCCTGGGGCAGTTCCTGGACCCGGGCAGAAATCAAAATCTATGACCGGTGGGGTGCACTCATGGCTTCCCCTCCCCCAGCTCAGGGCTGGGATGGCAATCACCATGGAATGCCTTGCATCCCGGGTGTGTATCTGTTCCACATCGTTCTCTATGATGCGCAAGGTATCTCTACTTCTTTCTCTGGAGATCTTACTTTGGTGAGGTAGGAGATTGTTATGATTAGAAATTTTTAAATGAGCCCACAAAATAATTTGCAAAAAAATTTGGAAATTTCATTTTAGTATTATTATATTCACCACAGGAAATTCCACATTCGTCTGACACCGATTTAACACTAGTTGGTTATTTATTTTTTTAACTAAATTATTTTCAATGAAAACTCAAATTATTGCCTCAAAATTGGCAAAATTAAATTCCGCCCCCCCCCCATTTTTCTTCACTGAAATTTGGTTTTCTTAAACCCTTCATCGCCTCCATCATGGCTACACTTTTGACACTCGGTTTGCCTGGAATTGTGGTTGGGCAATGCATTCCGTATGATTTGGCAGGTCATTGTTTATTTCGTAATTATAATTTTGGAGTCTCTAACCACTCTTTTAGTTTGTTGATTTATCAGGTAAGTGGTACGCCATGCGAACCGGAAACTTCTCATGCAAGCACCGGATGTGACGGCGGTGATTTTGAATTTGATGATTATGTTGAAATACCGTCCAGTTCAAATTCCAATCTAAGCGTAGCCGAGGTAACCCCTTACACGGATAATGATGTATATGATTATCAGGATGGCGTTACAGCCGCAGATGTGGCCGCCATTAATAAGCATGTATTGGGTATTGAATACATCACTGATCCTTATAAAATTGTTGCTGCTGATCCTACAGGAAATCAAATTATTGATTCCAATGATAGAGTTGCCATTTATAATCTCATTTTATACAATACCCTCTTTAATAGAACCAGCTGGGATTGGTTTAATGAATATCAGGTGGCAAATAATTCTTCTCACTTTAATTCCAATCCTTTTGCTTATTCAGTATGGGATCTATGGACTGATCAGATTATCATTTACCCAAGCATGAGTCACAGCACACTCGTAAATTATCAAAACAGATACCTCCATTACAGAACTACAAAAGTTGGTGAAATTGACAACACCACTGCCAATGCCTGGGTATGTGATACCTACACTTTTAAATCACCTGCTGTTTCTGCAAGATCCGGCACAGATATCCAAAATCTAAAAGTGCCCGCAAATTCAGAATTACGATTTAGTGTGGCCGTGGAAATCAATGAACCCATTGTTAGTTTAGAATTACCCATTAGAATTGATAAAAGTTTATTCACCATAAAAGACATCAGTTCCACCGGAAACTTCCCGATCAATTATGCTTACAGTGAGCTGACCAATCGCCTCACCATCTTATGGGTGGATGCTAATTTAAAAGAATTAAAAACAAATGGAGAATCAATAATTCTGAATTTTACTTTGATTGCAAATAAATCAATTGACAATTTAACCAATGAAATTATTTGGGATCCTAAAAGGCAGGTAGAAGCGACCAATATGAAAGGTCATCTTATAAGCACTAATGCACGGATAATTTTGGATGATGTAATTCAAGGTAATTTAAGCATGATTTATAATCATAATCTCCATGAAATTCAGATTCACAGCAACAATTCAGGCTTTGGAGAATTAATGTTTTTTAATTCAAATGGAAACAACTTGTACTCAGAAAAAATTAAATTAACGGAAGGAAAAATAATTTATCAAATTCCTCAAAATTTTATCCACGGAATATATTTTGCCCGGATAAAGGCAAATGAAAAGGTGTTGAGTATTAAGTTCATTGCTAAATAATACATTATCGACAGGTGGGTAATTGCTAATTACCCATCTGTCCTTTAATTATTTATGGATAATCGTATACAGAAGGCTGTTATTATCATTTGTCTTCTTCTTGCTACACAATTCGCTGGAAGTTCACAGAATGTTATCTTTTATGCTGGTCGTTATCACATTGAGTGGGATATTTCTAATTGTACTTTAACTACAAGCATCTGTCCGCCCAATACCTATAAAGCCTATGCATATCATCCAAATGGTAATATTGTTTGGATGAGAGCAACTCCACTTCCTGGTAACTTCCAAAGAGTGGCTTACTATATTAGAAATTTTAATACTTGTGACACTACACTTTTATACTCATTTATAAAATACAATTACTCACAAAGTGGTGCTCCTCTAAAAATTGATCATTTGGGTAAAATGTATGCTAAGAACGTTATTGACAGTAGCATTGTGGTGTCAAATTTCATCGGTGACTCGCTTCATTTTTTGTTTAAATGGAAGTTTAGTCCATGGAACATACTTTTCGAAAATGGGGAAATACTGCTAACTCATACAGCTGCTTATACTAGATTTACTCAAAATTATCAATTCATTCAAAATGTTCAATTTTCTGTACCAATTGTCAATTTGACAAAAATGATAATTGATTGTGACTCCAGCTATTACCTTGCTTTAGCTCTTGATATGCCAATGAACGTTTATTTGGATTCAGTAGCCAATCATCCATTTGAATTTTCATATAGTACAGAGTACACCAGAATTATTGCCTATGATCTGAAATCAAATATAGAAATTAAAGAATTCTGTAAAATAAAACTACCATTTACTCAAAACAATTTCATAGGTATTCTAAACCCTCTGGAATTTCTGGATTCAGAAAACGAATGTGATCTCCTGCTCGATCTGGACCGCAATAATTCTTCCGGTCTTTATCCCTATGATTTTGATATTCCCTTTGCACTTTGTGCGCCCAATGATTCCGCTACTCTTTGCGACGACGATCTTTATCTCCACACTTCTTTTCCTCTGGACAGCATCTCCATCCTCCTTTCCAATGCTCTTAATCTGCCGCTGGAATTCATTGCTTCCACAGGTCTCCCGCCGGGATTTTCTTTGCTTAAGCGTTCTGATTCTACCTGGACTTTGTCCGGATCATCCGCATCCGATGCAGAATACACCCTGGCGCTTAAATCACTCCGATATATCAACAATGCTCCCTTCAGAATTTCAGGTTCCAGACAGATCTCCTTTCAGGGTCACAATTCCCTGAAATCAGGTTCTCTGGCCCGTGCTTTCCTCCGTCTGGGAAACAAGCCTTACAGTGGTCCCGATACCAGCATTCACATCTGCTTGCCGGCTCTTGATCCCGTTGATCTTCTTCCTCTCCTCTCCAACGCAGATTCAGATGGACTTTTTTATCCTCCACTGAAGTCCGCCAACAAGGTCTTTGTGCCCGGCTCTGATTCCTTTGGCCTCTACCGGTACATCACTACCGATCTCTTCTGTGGTGCCGATACGGCACAGATACTCCTCTCTGAAGCCCATTCCATTCCCGCTGATCTGGGACCCGATCTGGAGTTTTGCAACGGCGATTCCTTTTCCCTCCTGCTCAACCACCCGGCATTGGACAGCCTGTGGATCAATGGATCTCCTGCCTCTCCTCATATCATTCTCCGCAATCCCGGATCCTACTTCCTGACGCTCAAGTCTAAGGACGGGTGCCTGTCCTACGACACCCTCCTCATTCAAAAGTCCTCCAGGCTCCTCTCACGTGTTGACTCTTTGACTGGGTGTCGCAACGGTTCCTTGGTCTACAAAAACAAAACTTACTTCCCGGGTCAAACTATTCTCGATACCCTGCATGCTGCTCTTTCCTGTGACACCCTCCTCTCCATCTCGCTCATCCCCTCTGATCTGAACTTTACCAAAGTTACCAGACCTCTTTGTCTGAATGAAAAATATATCTACAAAAACATCTCCTATCCTCCCGGTTCTCTCATCAAAGATACACTCTACGCTGCCTCCGGTTGCGATACTTTACTGGAATTGTGGCTAAAACCTCTTCCTTTGCCCGCTGTAAGCATTTTGGGAGATACCCTCCTCTGTGAAGGGGATACTGCTTTGCTCAGCACCTCAGCCTCCGGAAGCCTCCTGTGGTCCACCGGCGATACCACAAGAGCCATTTCCGCAGCACCGGGAAATTATTCCCTCACCGTCACGGATGCCAACAATTGCTCCGCAAGCTCTTCCTTCCGCGTGGACCAGGCACCGCCACTTTCTTACGTCATCACTTCCTACGACCCTCTTTGCAGCGAGGAGTTGGGAAGCGTCCTCCTCAAGGTTTCTTCAGGTGGCATTCCTCCCATTCAATATGCTCTCAACGGGATGACCAATCTTTCCGGCATCTTTTCTTCTCTGCCTCCGGGATCTTACATTGCCACTTTTTCAGATGCGCTGGGTTGTACCCGCTCTGACACAGTCCTCATCCTGCCTCCGCCACTCTTTGAAGTCAACATGACAGACTCCATTACCCTCGATGCAGGGTCTTCCGTCCTGGTGCAATACAGACTCCGCCAGGGCTCCATTCAAAACATCTTGTTCCGGCCCGGTGAAGGAATCGCTCTGGATCAGGGTGGGCTCCGCATTTCCGCAACCACCGACCAAATTTATACCCTCACCTTCATCGACGACAACGGCTGTGAGATTACCAAAACACTCAAAGTCTCCGTCAGACAAAACAATGAATTCTTTGCCCCATTGATCTTCTCCCCAAACAACGATGGCATCAACGACTTTTGGTTGCCTTCCTGGGGCAGTTCCTGGACCAGGGCAGAAATCAAAATCTATGACCGGTGGGGTGCACTCATGGCTTCCCCTCCCCCAGCTCAGGGCTGGGATGGCAATCACCATGGAATGCCTTGCATCCCGGGTGTGTATCTGTTCCACATCGTTCTCTATGATGCGCAAGGTATCTCTACTTCTTTCTCTGGAGATCTTACTTTGGTGAGGTAGGAGATTGTTATGATTCCTTCCATTCGAAGCTTGCAAAATCCATAAATCTCTTAAAATTGGTGTCATGTAAATTTAAGGGGATTAAGTAGAAATTAAACATCTTTATTAATTGAATTAAAAAGATTCAAATACCTCATCATATATTATCGTATATGAAATTCAGTTCGGCCTTTTTCATTTTAGCTAAAACTGATTTAAAAAGCGTTAAAAACAAAATACTGTTTGAACTCGCATGCAGATAAGCTAACAAATAGATGACAGTAAGGCCCAGAGCTATTCCGACTGCTTAATGCGAGTTTATTTTGTTTAGCTTTTTAAATCAGTTTTGGCGTTAAGAAATGAAAACAGCCTTGATTTTTTTTTGGTTCTTTTTTGTAGCAAGACAAAAAAGAACAATAACAAATGGATGGAACTTAGGACAACTTTAATGAATATCAGAATCCTACAAACTAGTTTCTCCCCAAATTTATGGCTTGACCCTAAATAAATTCCGACACTTCATCATATAGATACCGAATGAGAATTTCCGATCGGCCTTTTTCATTTTAGCTAAAACTGATTTAAAAAGCGTTTAGAACAAAATACTGTTTGAGCTTGCATGCAGAAAATCTAAAACATGTATGACAGTAAGGCCCAGAGCTATTGTTGCGGCTTATGGCGAGTTTATTTTGTTTAGCTTTTTAAATCAGTTTTAGCGTTAAAAAATGAAAACAGCCTTGATTTTTTTTGGTTCTTTTTTGTATCAAGTTTATAACAGCGGCTCCGCTCTCAATCCTTTAAAGTAACTTGCGAGATGTAAAGCAGTGTTTACAAAAACCGTTTTTTGTTATGGTGCTCGCAGCCCCTTATCAAGTTTGGTAGTGTTCTTTGAATGACAATCCATTTTGGTGGTTCGCCTTTGGCGATACCCCCGTTTAAGAGCTTATACGATAATTACTCAGAACCTTAACACTGCTTTCGTTTTATTCACTTTAAAATTTTAAGAAAATGAAAGAAAAAAAAAACAAAAGCATTTCCGATTATTTATCCTAACGCGGCAGGTATAGATATATCAAGCAAAGAACATTATGTAGCAGTTAATCCTGAATCCACTGAAAAACCAATAAGAGCCTTTGGCGCCTTTACTGAAGACTTACACGCCCTAGTTGTGTTTTTAAAAGAATGCAAAGTAGATACAGTTGCTATGGAGGCTACCGGTATTTACTGGGTAAGTTTATTTTTAGTATTAGAAGATGCGGGTTTTGATGTTGTATTAGTTACAGCTAAACATGTAAAAAATGTAAGAGGAAAGAAAACAGATGTTAGCGATGCTGATTGGATACGTCAATTACACAGTTGCGGATTATTATCTGCAAGTTTTCAACCCGATAAGTTTACTCGTAAATTAAGAGCATATATGCGTCATCGAAAAAATTTAATTGAAATGTCAGCTACACATATTCGCATGATGCATAAAGCTTTAGAACAAATGAATATTAAAATACAACATGTTATTGCGGATATTACAGGTAAATCTGGACAAGAGATCATAAAATCCATCATAGCTGGTGAACGAAACGCAGAGATATTAGCATCTTGTTGCGATAGTAGAATTAGAGCTCATAAAAAAGAGGGTATTATAAAATCCTTAACGGGGGTTTGGAAAGAAGAACACGTTTTTGAACTAGAGCAAAGTTATTCAATATATCAATTCTATCATGCTAAGCTAAAGGAATGCGATGCTAAAATAGAAGAGCATCTTCGTGAAAAATCCGGAGTAGATACATTTGTGGAGCCCCAAAAAAAAGAAAAGAGTAATAAAAATAATTTGAATTTTAACGGAAAGGAAATGTTGTACGAACTAACGGGGA encodes the following:
- a CDS encoding T9SS type B sorting domain-containing protein; its protein translation is MDNRIQKAVIIICLLLATQFAGSSQNVIFYAGRYHIEWDISNCTLTTSICPPNTYKAYAYHPNGNIVWMRATPLPGNFQRVAYYIRNFNTCDTTLLYSFIKYNYSQSGAPLKIDHLGKMYAKNVIDSSIVVSNFIGDSLHFLFKWKFSPWNILFENGEILLTHTAAYTRFTQNYQFIQNVQFSVPIVNLTKMIIDCDSSYYLALALDMPMNVYLDSVANHPFEFSYSTEYTRIIAYDLKSNIEIKEFCKIKLPFTQNNFIGILNPLEFLDSENECDLLLDLDRNNSSGLYPYDFDIPFALCAPNDSATLCDDDLYLHTSFPLDSISILLSNALNLPLEFIASTGLPPGFSLLKRSDSTWTLSGSSASDAEYTLALKSLRYINNAPFRISGSRQISFQGHNSLKSGSLARAFLRLGNKPYSGPDTSIHICLPALDPVDLLPLLSNADSDGLFYPPLKSANKVFVPGSDSFGLYRYITTDLFCGADTAQILLSEAHSIPADLGPDLEFCNGDSFSLLLNHPALDSLWINGSPASPHIILRNPGSYFLTLKSKDGCLSYDTLLIQKSSRLLSRVDSLTGCRNGSLVYKNKTYFPGQTILDTLHAALSCDTLLSISLIPSDLNFTKVTRPLCLNEKYIYKNISYPPGSLIKDTLYAASGCDTLLELWLKPLPLPAVSILGDTLLCEGDTALLSTSASGSLLWSTGDTTRAISAAPGNYSLTVTDANNCSASSSFRVDQAPPLSYVITSYDPLCSEELGSVLLKVSSGGIPPIQYALNGMTNLSGIFSSLPPGSYIATFSDALGCTRSDTVLILPPPLFEVNMTDSITLDAGSSVLVQYRLRQGSIQNILFRPGEGIALDQGGLRISATTDQIYTLTFIDDNGCEITKTLKVSVRQNNEFFAPLIFSPNNDGINDFWLPSWGSSWTRAEIKIYDRWGALMASPPPAQGWDGNHHGMPCIPGVYLFHIVLYDAQGISTSFSGDLTLVR
- a CDS encoding IS110 family transposase; amino-acid sequence: MIYPNAAGIDISSKEHYVAVNPESTEKPIRAFGAFTEDLHALVVFLKECKVDTVAMEATGIYWVSLFLVLEDAGFDVVLVTAKHVKNVRGKKTDVSDADWIRQLHSCGLLSASFQPDKFTRKLRAYMRHRKNLIEMSATHIRMMHKALEQMNIKIQHVIADITGKSGQEIIKSIIAGERNAEILASCCDSRIRAHKKEGIIKSLTGVWKEEHVFELEQSYSIYQFYHAKLKECDAKIEEHLREKSGVDTFVEPQKKEKSNKNNLNFNGKEMLYELTGTDLAEIFGITETNAIEIISEVGLDMSKWPTVKHFTSWLNLAPNNKISGGKVLSSRIPKKKNHAGQIFRMAAFAIQRSKNWLAMFYNRIKAKNGAPKAIVATARKIAAIFYKMIKERVKFNPIPIEKYMDGFKENQIKKLKRQAKNLGLQIVEM